One genomic segment of Brassica napus cultivar Da-Ae chromosome A3, Da-Ae, whole genome shotgun sequence includes these proteins:
- the LOC106384958 gene encoding WD repeat-containing protein 26 homolog, with amino-acid sequence MGVVEDTEPPLKRAKLLLADESNGNSSSIRATSSVNNSLGDLMARPLTSSSQGDDETIGSRGVIKKSEFVRIITRALYSLGYGKTGAMLEEESGIPMHQSVVKVFLQQVKEGKWDESVATLHRIGLVDEKAVKAASFFLLEQKFLELLKLEKIADALGTLRNEIVPLCVNTKRVHELASALISPSKFMSLSSSGKGKESVSSRSKVLEELQNLLPASVMIPEKRLECLVESSLHIQRDSCVYHNTLDSDLSLFTDHQCGKHQIPSRTVQILESHTDEVWFLQFSHNGKYLASSSKDQTAIIWEIKADGQFSLKHKLMGHQKPVTAILWSPDDRQVLTCGAEEVIRRWNVDSGDCIHTYEKGGVGPISCGWYSDGQGIIAGMTDRSICMWDLDGREMECWKGQRTQKVSDIAMTDDGKWVVSVCKGSVISLFDREATVERLIEEEDMITSFSLSNDNKYLLVNLLNQEIRLWNIEGEPKIVMRYKGHKRSRFLIRSCFGGYKQAFIASGSEDSQVYIWHRSTGKLIIELPGHAGAVNCVSWSPTNLHMLASASDDGTIRIWGLDKINQQNQKKQVQASSSNGVLHRCNGN; translated from the exons ATGGGAGTTGTGGAGGATACTGAACCTCCTTTGAAACGCGCCAAACTCCTCCTCGCTGACGAATCCAACGGCAACTCTTCTTCTATTAGAGCCACTAGTAGCGTGAACAACTCTTTGGGAGACCTGATGGCGAGGCCTCTCACCTCCTCCTCCCAAGGAGATGATGAAACCATCGGCTCCAGAGGTGTGATTAAAAAATCCGAATTCGTCAGGATCATCACCAGAGCTCTTTATTCGCTTGGGTATGGTAAAACCGGGGCTATGCTTGAGGAAGAATCCGGAATCCCTATGCATCAGTCCGTCGTCAAGGTGTTTTTGCAGCAGGTGAAGGAAGGGAAATGGGATGAGAGCGTTGCGACGTTGCACAGAATCGGGTTGGTTGATGAAAAGGCTGTTAAAGCTGCGTCGTTTTTTCTGCTAGAGCAGAAGTTCTTGGAGCTTCTGAAGCTTGAGAAGATAGCTGATGCGCTAGGGACGTTAAGGAACGAGATTGTGCCTCTTTGTGTTAATACAAAGCGTGTTCATGAGCTCGCTTCTGCACTTATATCACCTTCAAAGTTTATGTCACTTAGCTCATCGGGTAaaggtaaagagagtgtgagtTCAAGGTCCAAGGTTTTGGAGGAATTGCAGAACTTGCTTCCTGCTTCTGTTATGATCCCGGAAAAGAGGTTGGAGTGTTTAGTTGAGAGTTCTCTTCATATTCAGCGGGATTCTTGTGTTTACCATAATACTTTGGATAGTGATTTGTCTTTGTTTACTGACCATCAATGCGGGAAGCACCAGATCCCTTCTCGGACTGTTCAG ATCTTGGAGTCGCACACTGATGAAGTTTGGTTCTTGCAATTCTCGCATAATGGCAAATATCTAGCTTCATCGTCCAAGGACCAGACCGCAATTATATGGGAG ATCAAAGCAGATGGGCAGTTTTCATTGAAGCATAAACTTATGGGCCACCAGAAGCCCGTGACTGCGATCTTATGGAGTCCTGATGATCGTCAAGTTCTGACATGTGGAGCAGAAGAGGTTATCAGACGCTGGAATGTTGATTCAGGAGACTGTATTCACACGTACGAAAAAGGCGGCGTCGGTCCCATTTCTTGCGGATGGTATTCTGATGGGCAGGGAATCATTGCCGGGATGACAGACCGAAGCATCTGCATGTGGGACTTAGACGGTAGAGAGATGGAATGCTGGAAAGGCCAGAGGACGCAAAAAGTATCAGATATAGCAATGACGGATGATGGCAAGTGGGTCGTTAGTGTATGCAAAGGTTCAGTGATATCCCTGTTTGATAGGGAGGCTACAGTTGAGAGATTGATCGAAGAGGAAGACATGATTACATCCTTCTCGCTTTCAAATGACAACAAATATCTTCTGGTGAATCTCCTTAACCAGGAGATCCGTCTCTGGAATATTGAAGGTGAGCCCAAGATTGTGATGAGATACAAAGGCCACAAGCGTTCACGGTTCCTCATCAGATCTTGCTTTGGTGGGTATAAGCAAGCTTTCATCGCTAGTGGAAGCGAGGATTCTCAG GTATACATATGGCACAGATCAACAGGGAAGTTAATCATTGAGCTACCAGGACATGCAGGAGCGGTAAACTGCGTGAGCTGGAGCCCAACAAACCTTCACATGTTGGCTTCAGCAAGCGATGACGGCACCATAAGGATATGGGGACTTGACAAGATAAACCAACAGAACCAGAAGAAGCAAGTGCAAGCAAGTAGTAGCAATGGTGTGCTTCACCGATGCAATGGGAACTGA
- the LOC106385271 gene encoding uncharacterized protein LOC106385271, whose protein sequence is MVSLLLPSSQLLLRSRNQHNVQPFLLPRSSPKTPFFVSSSPSLRQHSTSASASKNPSEAFTAEKTTENKKQPEKKHLSEEEEAEEEVEEDMLWIQEKALNLVEFTGTVAQAIPGPRVGDTKLPWMLAVPLTYAVTTLVTTAVKTVNKLSSPKAQRKKLVNQNAMICKSMDELLQREGTVSSFELKALEEKTEFNMDEILRKYIHYALKEKPFNPDLVANLIHLRRASGLNESQIPEVLNEISRSIVKEKGPVVMNKQGFTEKGFKRKLAVQTLFGKIYYLSELPDFCLKDNSLVVKEIFGVTDEDAEKLRIHALAEAGDLDSLEKMVEFEKAADSSSSSDREDSNEEDDSTTVP, encoded by the exons ATGGTGTCTCTTCTCCTACCTTCATCTCAACTTCTCCTCCGTAGTCGAAACCAACACAATGTCCAGCCATTTCTCCTCCCTCGCTCCTCCCCCAAAACACCATTCTTCGTCTCCTCCTCACCGTCTCTCCGTCAACACTCTACTTCAGCCTCAGCTTCCAAGAACCCATCGGAAGCTTTCACGGCGGAGAAGACGACGGAGAACAAAAAACAGCCGGAGAAGAAGCATTTGAGCGAGGAGGAAGAAGCAGAAGAGGAAGTAGAGGAGGATATGCTGTGGATTCAAGAGAAGGCGTTAAACTTAGTTGAGTTCACCGGAACGGTGGCTCAGGCAATTCCAGGCCCCCGAGTTGGAGATACCAAGCTGCCGTGGATGCTCGCTGTTCCATTAACTTACGCCGTCACCACTTTGGTCACCACCGCCGTTAAAACCGTTAATAAGCTCTCTTCTCCTAAAGCGCAACGCAAGAAACTG GTGAATCAGAATGCAATGATTTGTAAATCTATGGACGAGCTGTTACAGAGAGAAGGCACTGTGAGTAGCTTTGAGCTCAAGGCACTCGAAGAAAAG ACAGAGTTTAACATGGATGAGATATTACGGAAGTACATTCATTACGCCTTGAAAGAGAAACCGTTTAATCCTGACCTTGTTGCGAATCTTATTCATCTCAGAAGAGCTTCTGGTTTGAATGAATCTCAGATTCCTGAGGTTTTAAATGAAATCTCTCGTAGTATTGTTaaagaaaaag GTCCTGTTGTAATGAACAAGCAAGGGTTTACTGAGAAAGGGTTCAAGAGAAAACTAGCCGTGCAGACGCTTTTTGGAAAAATTTACTATCTTTCCGAG CTTCCTGACTTCTGCTTAAAAGACAACTCCTTGGTTGTCAAGGAAATATTCGGAGTTACAGA TGAAGACGCAGAGAAGCTGAGGATACATGCTCTTGCTGAAGCGGGAGACTTGGACTCACTTGAGAAAATGGTGGAGTTTGAGAAAGCggctgattcttcttcttcttcggataGGGAAGATTCAAATGAAGAAGATGACTCCACTACTGTTCCTTAA
- the LOC125593102 gene encoding transcription factor SRM1-like, producing MIVEEVSDGSVWSREDDIAFERALASYTDESEEKWEKIAADVPGKSVEQIKEHYELLVEDVGRIESGCVPLPDYGSPEGSSGHGGDDGGSGKKGGNSHAGESNQGSKAKSEQERRKGIAWTEDEHRLFLLGLDKYGKGDWRSISRNFVVTRTPTQVASHAQKYFIRLNSMNKDRRRSSIHDITSVGDADVSTPQGPITGQNNNNGSTAVAGGANKSAKQAASQPPPGPPPMYGTPTIGQPVTGPLVSAVGTPVSLPAPPHLAFGVSGAPMNMGQMPYTTPRTPTAHR from the exons ATGATTGTGGAGGAAGTTAGTGATGGTTCTGTGTGGAGTAGGGAAGATGATATAGCCTTCGAGAGAGCTCTTGCGAGTTATACAGATGAATCAGAGGAGAAGTGGGAGAAGATTGCTGCAGATGTTCCGGGGAAGAGtgttgagcagattaaagaacATTACGAGCTTTTAGTTGAAGATGTTGGGAGGATTGAATCTGGATGTGTGCCACTTCCTGACTATGGTTCTCCTGAGGGATCTAGTGGTCATGGTGGTGATGATGGAGGAAGCGGTAAGAAAGGAGGGAATAGTCATGCGGGTGAGTCTAACCAGGGGAGTAAAGCGAAGTCGGAACAAGAACGACGAAAGGGTATTGCGTGGACAGAGGATGAACACAG GCTatttcttcttggtttggatAAGTATGGGAAAGGAGATTGGCGTAGCATTTCTCGTAACTTCGTGGTAACAAGAACACCGACCCAAGTCGCAAGCCACGCTCAGAAGTACTTCATTCGTCTAAACTCAATGAACAAAGATAGAAGACGATCAAGCATTCACGACATCACCAGTGTTGGCGATGCAGATGTCTCAACGCCACAAGGACCCATCACTGGTCAGAACAACAACAACGGTTCTACTGCTGTTGCTGGTGGAGCAAACAAATCAGCCAAGCAAGCCGCCTCTCAACCACCACCAGGACCTCCTCCTATGTATGGAACACCCACCATAGGTCAACCAGTAACTGGACCGCTGGTCTCAGCAGTTGGCACGCCAGTGAGCCTCCCAGCTCCACCTCACTTGGCTTTTGGAGTCTCTGGTGCACCAATGAACATGGGTCAGATGCCGTACACTACGCCGCGTACACCAACTGCTCATAGGTAA
- the LOC111210469 gene encoding transcriptional repressor ILP1-like, whose product MENFIYFVVVYFDLSRLIELYFTLVIKKKYKAVAVTNYFSLAYYSRMGSNRPRNFRRRGDDGGDVEIDGKAATAATKPSPAKPKKLPASDTKKKLLSFADDEEGEEDGPLRVTVKPKNSRDRIKPSSRSSHRLNSSTIEHRPSSSSSSNVLPQAGSYTKEALLELQRNTRTLPYSRPSASSEPKVVLKGLIKPQQEQESLTDVVRQVSDLDFDEEGEEDRLDFEQAVIEARAKREKMRQPRSSPAPDLISLDCSTANRSAVEVLSDEDVDFQGGFISALPRKGNGKAVFTANESTIISLSEDEDKEEKLWEEEQLKKGIGKRIDEGSNRTASSNVPLHPQQQPQMYAYHGGIPLVPPTIGPASSVDTLPMSQQAELAKKALQENVKRLKESHAKTVSSLAKTDDNLTASLMSITSLESSLSAAGEKYVFMQKLRDFISVICDFMQEKGSLIEEIVDQMKELNEKHASAILERRVADNNDEMVEQGASVKAAMAVLKQGSSTSEIAAATSAALAASASIRQQAQPVKLDELGRDENFQKRREAERRAAARQKRRARFENKRASAMEIDGSSPKIEGESSTDESDSETSAYKEIRDKILQCADKVFSDASEEYSQLSRVKTRFEKWKRDYSSTYRDAYMSLTVPSIFSPYVRLELLKWDPLHQEVDFFDMEWHGLLFNYGKPEDGDDFAPDDTDANLVPELVEKVAIPILHHQIVHCWDILSTRETKNAVAATSLVTNYVSASSEALAELFTAIRSRLVEAVAAITVPTWGPLVLKAVPNAPQVSAYRLGTSVRLMRNICMWKDIMALPVLENLALSELLFGKVLPHVRSISSNIHDAVTRTEKIVASLSGVWTGQNVTRTHSRPLQPLVDCILTLGKNLEKRLDSGLDDAETTGLARRLRRMLVEVHEHDHAREIVRTFNLKEAV is encoded by the exons atggaaaattttatttattttgttgttgtatattttgatttaagtcggttaattgaattatattttactctggtaataaaaaaaaaatacaaagcaGTAGCGGTAACTAATTATTTTTCACTCGCTTATTATTCGAGGATGGGAAGTAACCGTCCTAGGAACTTCCGGCGGCGCGGGGACGACGGCGGCGATGTTGAAATCGACGGTAAAGCTGCTACCGCCGCGACGAAACCGTCTCCGGCGAAACCTAAAAAACTCCCAGCCTCTGACACGAAGAAGAAGCTCCTCAGTTTCGCCGATGACGAGGAGGGGGAAGAAGACGGACCTCTCCGCGTGACTGTAAAGCCTAAGAACAGCAGAGACCGAATCAAACCTTCTTCGCGATCTTCTCACAGACTCAACTCTTCCACCATCGAACATcgtccttcctcttcttcctcctccaacGTGCTTCCCCAGGCCGGCTCTTATACGAAAGAGGCGCTGCTCGAGCTCCAAAGGAACACACGGACGCTTCCGTATTCTCGACCTAGTGCGAGTAGCGAGCCGAAGGTAGTGCTCAAGGGCTTAATCAAACCTCAACAGGAGCAGGAGAGCCTGACGGATGTGGTTAGACAGGTTTCGGATTTGGACTTTGATGAGGAAGGGGAAGAGGATCGGCTTGATTTTGAGCAGGCGGTGATTGAAGCTAGAGCCAAGAGGGAGAAGATGAGGCAGCCACGTTCATCACCTGCACCTGATCTTATATCACTTGATTGTAGCACCGCGAATCGTTCTGCTGTTGAAGTGCTTAGCGATGAGGATGTTGATTTTCAAGGAGGTTTCATCAGTGCATTGCCTCGCAAAGGTAATGGGAAAGCTGTGTTTACAGCTAATGAGTCCACGATTATTAGCTTATCTGAGgatgaagataaagaagagAAGTTGTGGGAGGAGGAGCAGTTAAAGAAAGGTATTGGTAAAAGAATAGATGAAGGGTCTAATAGAACTGCAAGTAGCAATGTGCCTTTGCATCCACAACAGCAACCGCAAATGTATGCTTATCATGGCGGCATACCACTAGTGCCTCCTACCATAGGTCCAGCTAGTAGTGTTGATACGTTACCAATGTCACAACAAGCCGAGCTTGCCAAGAAGGCGTTGCAAGAGAATGTTAAGAGGCTTAAG GAATCTCATGCAAAAACGGTATCCTCACTTGCCAAGACGGATGATAATTTAACAGCTTCGTTGATGAGTATCACATCTCTTGAAAGCTCTCTATCTGCAGCTGGAGAGAAGTATGTCTTCATGCAGAAACTCAGAGACTTCATTTCTGTTATTTGCGACTTCATGCAG GAAAAGGGTTCCTTAATTGAGGAAATTGTAGATCAGATGAAGGAACTTAATGAAAAACATGCTTCAGCTATTCTAGAAAGGAGAGTTGCAGATAACAATGATGAAATGGTAGAGCAAGGCGCCTCCGTGAAAGCAGCAATGGCAGTTCTAAAACAAGGAAGCAGTACTTCAGAAATAGCTGCTGCCACAAGTGCTGCGCTGGCTGCCTCTGCTTCTATAAGACAGCAGGCTCAACCAGTTAAGCTTGATGAATTGGGAAGGGACGAAAACTTTCAGAAGCGCAGGGAGGCGGAACGGAGGGCTGCAGCACGGCAGAAAAGGCGAGCTCGATTTGAAAATAAACGTGCATCTGCCATGGAGATTGATGGATCGTCTCCGAAAATAGAAGGAGAATCAAGCACTGATGAGAGTGACAGCGAGACTTCAGCATATAAGGAAATCAGAGACAAGATACTTCAGTGTGCTGATAAGGTCTTCAGTGATGCATCTGAGGAATATTCCCAGCTTTCAAGGGTGAAGACGAGATTTGAGAAGTGGAAGCGAGACTATTCTTCTACTTATCGTGACGCGTACATGTCTTTGACCGTTCCTTCCATCTTTTCACCTTATGTACGATTGGAGCTTTTGAAATGGGATCCTCTTCATCAAGAAGTGGATTTCTTTGACATGGAATG GCATGGGTTATTGTTTAATTACGGGAAGCCAGAAGATGGGGATGATTTTGCACCCGATGATACTGACGCCAACCTTGTCCCTGAGCTAGTGGAGAAGGTTGCGATTCCTATATTGCACCATCAGATAGTTCATTGTTGGGATATACTTAGCACCCGGGAGACAAAAAATGCTGTTGCTGCTACAAGCTTGGTGACAAATTATGTTTCTGCTTCAAGCGAGGCTCTGGCAGAACTATTTACTGCTATTCGTTCTCGCCTTGTTGAAGCCGTAGCAGCTATTACG GTTCCGACATGGGGTCCTCTGGTATTGAAGGCTGTACCCAATGCTCCACAAGTTTCAGCATATAGGTTGGGGACATCAGTCCGTCTTATGAGAAATATATGCATGTGGAAAGACATCATGGCGCTTCCAGTGTTGGAGAACTTGGCTCTTAGTGAGCTTTTGTTTGGCAAAGTCCTACCTCATGTCAGAAGCATTTCATCAAATATCCATGATGCTGTCACAAGAACTGAAAAGATCGTTGCTTCTTTGTCTGGAGTATGGACAGGACAAAACGTCACTAGAACTCACAG TCGGCCGTTACAACCACTTGTGGATTGTATTCTGACACTTGGAAAAAATCTCGAGAAACGGCTCGACTCAGGACTGGATGATGCGGAAACTACCGGTCTTGCCCGCAGGTTGAGGAGAATGCTAGTCGAGGTCCACGAACACGATCACGCCAGAGAAATTGTCAGAACATTCAATCTCAAGGAGGCAGTGTGA
- the LOC125575000 gene encoding NADH dehydrogenase [ubiquinone] flavoprotein 1, mitochondrial-like, producing the protein MAPMRGILGLRRAVSIWKENIRLAPSLRSLSTTQAASTSATPQPPPPPPPPEKTHFGGLKDEDRIFTNLYGLHDPFLKGAMKRGDWYRTKDLVLKGTDWIVNEMKKSGLRGRGGAGFPSGLKWSFMPKVSDGRPSYLVVNADESEPGTCKDREIMRHDPHKLLEGCLIAGVGMRASAAYIYIRGEYVNERLNLEKARREAYAAGLLGKNACGSGYDFDVYIHFGAGAYICGEETALLESLEGKQGKPRLKPPFPANAGLYGCPTTVTNVETVAVSPTILRRGPEWFSSFGRKNNAGTKLFCISGHVNKPCTVEEEMSIPLKELIERHCGGVRGGWDNLLAIIPGGSSVPLIPKNICEDVLMDFDALKAVQSGLGTAAVIVMDKSTDVVDAIARLSYFYKHESCGQCTPCREGTGWLWMIMERMKVGNAKLEEIDMLHEVTKQIEGHTICALGDAAAWPVQGLIRHFRPELERRIRERAERELLQAAA; encoded by the exons ATG GCACCCATGAGGGGTATTCTCGGCTTGCGGAGAGCAGTATCAATTTGGAAAGAAAACATTAGATTGGCTCCATCTTTGAGATCACTCAGCACCACCCAAGCTGCGTCCACTTCCGCCACTCCacagccaccaccaccacctccgccTCCGGAAAAGACTCATTTCGGTGGTCTCAAGGATGAAGATCGGATTTTCACCAACCTCTATGGTCTACACGACCCTTTTCTCAAAGGAGCGATGAAGAGAGGTGATTGGTACAGGACCAAAGATTTGGTACTGAAAGGTACTGATTGGATTGTTAACGAGATGAAAAAGTCTGGTcttcgtggtcgtggtggtgcTGGTTTCCCTTCTGGTCTTAAGTGGTCTTTTATGCCTAAGGTTTCTGATGGACGTCCGTCTTATTTGGTTGTGAACGCTGATGAGAGTGAGCCTGGGACTTGTAAAGATAGGGAGATCATGCGTCATGACCCTCATAAGTTGTTGGAAGGGTGTTTGATCGCTGGTGTTGGGATGAGAGCTAGCGCGGCGTATATTTACATCAGGGGTGAGTATGTGAATGAGCGTTTGAATCTAGAGAAGGCTAGAAGGGAAGCTTATGCAGCTGGTCTGTTGGGGAAGAATGCGTGTGGTTCTGGTTATGATTTCGATGTTTATATCCATTTTGGAGCTGGTGCGTACATTTGTGGTGAAGAGACAGCGCTTCTTGAGAGTCTCGAAGGGAAGCAAGGGAAGCCTAGGTTGAAGCCTCCGTTCCCTGCTAATGCTGGTTTATATGGTTGTCCCACGACTGTTACCAATGTGGAAACAGTGGCTGTGTCTCCTACCATTCTAAGGCGTGGACCTGAGTGGTTTTCGAGTTTCGGTAGGAAGAACAACGCTGGGACAAAGCTGTTTTGTATCTCAGGGCATGTGAACAAGCCATGTACCGTTGAAGAGGAGATGAGTATACCTCTCAAGGAACTGATTGAGAGGCATTGTGGAGGTGTTAGGGGTGGATGGGACAACCTACTTGCTATCATTCCTGGAGGTTCCTCTGTCCCTTTGATTCCTAAGAACATATGCGAGGACGTGCTTATGGATTTCGATGCGCTCAAAGCTGTTCAGTCAGGGCTAGGAACTGCAGCGGTCATTGTGATGGATAAATCAACCGATGTTGTGGATGCAATTGCAAGGCTCTCGTACTTCTACAAGCATGAAAGCTGTGGGCAGTGCACTCCTTGCAGAGAAGGGACAGGTTGGCTTTGGATGATCATGGAGAGGATGAAGGTTGGCAATGCAAAGCTGGAAGAGATTGATATGCTTCACGAGGTAACGAAGCAGATAGAAGGACACACAATCTGTGCGTTGGGTGATGCAGCTGCATGGCCCGTGCAAGGTCTGATAAGGCACTTTAGGCCCGAGCTTGAGAGAAGGATCAGGGAACGTGCTGAAAGGGAGTTGCTACAGGCTGCTGCTTAA